The following coding sequences are from one Motacilla alba alba isolate MOTALB_02 chromosome 4, Motacilla_alba_V1.0_pri, whole genome shotgun sequence window:
- the MTUS1 gene encoding microtubule-associated tumor suppressor 1 isoform X5, producing MGCSSSKLCLYSQCAAARREEALKQRKELSQELVNLRGELVTTSAACEKLERDRNELQVAYEGYLQKLNQKHNDDLAEVEEKLKQFYTAECEKLRSVCIEEAEKYKAQLQEQVDNLNTTHESFKLELENRHSEKVEELKKEYESSFSELKSTHESERKTLEDSFKEKQELLEKKIDELRSENNSLSEKLKLEEQKQIAKEKANLKNPQIMYLEQELESLKAVLEIKNEKLHQQDIKLMKMEKLVENNTILMDKLKKVQQENEELKARMDKHMELSRQLSTEQAVLQESLEKESKVNKRLSMENEELLWKLHNGDLCSPRKLSPSSSSVPLQSPRNSGNFSSPAVSPR from the exons ATGGGCTGCTCTAGCAGCAAGCTGTGCCTCTATTCTCAGTGTGCTGCAGCAAGG AGGGAGGAAGCACTGAAGCAGCGGAAAGAGTTATCTCAAGAACTAGTTAACCTTCGAGGAGAACTAg TAACCACTTCTGCAGCTTGTGAGAAATTGGAAAGAGACAGGAATGAACTGCAAGTTGCTTATGAAGGGTATTTGCAGAAGTTAAACCAGAAACATAATGATGACTTAGCTGAGGTGGAGGAGAAGCTTAAACAGTTTTACACTGCAGAGTGTGAGAAACTCCGAAGTGTCTGCATTGAGGAAGCTGAAAAGTACAAAGCCCAACTCCAGGAGCAG GTGGACAATTTAAATACCACACATGAAAGCTTTAAGCTGGAACTTGAAAACAGACACTCAGAAAAAGTAGAGGAGCTGAAAAAGGAGTATGAATCCTCTTTTTCAG AGCTCAAGAGTACCCATGAATCTGAAAGGAAGACGCTTGAAGATTCCTTTAAAGAGAAGCAGGAGTTGCTGGAG aaaaaaatcgATGAACTAAGAAGTGAAAACAACTCTCTGAGTGAGAAGCTGAAATtagaagaacaaaaacaaatagCCAAAGAAAAAGCCAATCTT AAAAACCCACAGATTATGTACCTGGAACAGGAACTGGAAAGTTtgaaagcagtgctggagaTCAAGAATGAGAAACTCCATCAGCAGGATATAAAGCTAATGAAGATGGAAAAGCTG GTGGAGAACAACACAATCTTAATGGATAAATTAAAGAAAGTTcagcaagaaaatgaagaattaaaagcTCGGATGGACAAACACATGGAGCTTTCAAG GCAACTTTCTACAGAGCAAGCTGTTTTACAGGAGTCACTGGAGAAAGAATCAAAAGTAAACAAACGCCTGTCAATGGAAAATGAAGAACTTTTGTGGAAGTTGCACAATGGTGACCTATGCAGCCCTAGAAAACTGTCTCCCAGTTCTTCATCTGTGCCTCTTCAGTCCCCACGAAATTCTGGTAACTTCTCTAGTCCTGCAGTGTCACCAAGATGA